The nucleotide window GAGCCCGGAGGAGACGCTCTTCGACGGGACCAGCGCGCTGGTCCTGGCGACCAAGAACGGCCACTACGAGCTGGGCGCGTATCTCCTGGACGCCGGCGCCGATCCGGACGCGGACGACCAGGGCTGGACCGCGCTCCACGAAGTCAAGTGGACGCGCCGGCCGAACCTCGGCTTCAACAACCCGCCGCCGATCGTGACCGGCTCGATGTCCGACCTGGAGTTCATCCGCAAGCTGGCCGAGCACGGCGCGGATCTCGACGCCCGGATGACGAAGGAGCCGCAGAACCGCTACCGGAACGTCCTGAACCGCATCGGCTCCACGCCGTTCCTGCTGGCCGCGAAGGCGGCCGACGTCGAGATGATGCGCGTGCTCGTCGAGCTGGGCGCCGATCCGCTGCTGCCCAACGAGGACGGCACCACGCCGCTGATGGTGGCGGCCGGGGTCGGCATCTGGGCGGTGGGGGAGAGCCCCGGCACCAACGAGGAGGCGCTCGAAGCCGTCCAGTACGCGCTGGATCTCGGCGGGGACGTCACGACCATCGACGACAACGGCGACACCGCGCTGCACGGCGCCATCATCCGCGGCTCCGAGCCGCTGGTCCGCTTTCTGCTCGACCGGGGCGCCGACATCGAGGCGACCAACGAGAAGGGCTGGACGCCGTACCGCATCGCCAAGGGCGTCTTCTACTCCAACACCGGCAAGCGCTGGGCCGAGATGGAGGTGCTGCTCCTGGAGCTGGGCGCCGACCCGTCCAGCGCCACCGGCGCCGACAACACCATCTCGGACTGGACCATCGACGACCCGGTTGTCCCCGACGTGCGCTGACCGGGGTCACCGCCGGACCCCACGAGCCAACCGTCGCCTGCCTTCGCTGGCTACGCTGCCTTCGCTATCATCATGCGATGGGTGGTGAAGCGGCGGATCGGCGTTTCACGAAGCGGTGGAACGCGATGCGGTGGCCGTGTTGTGAAGCGGCAGATGGTGGTCGCCGAGTGGCGACGCGCGTCCGAGTCGTTGAGCGCGGCCGAAGTCTTGATGCGTGAGGGCTGTCATGCCGATGCCGTATCAAGGGCGTACTACGCGCGCTCGAACGGAAGGGAATCATCGTGCATTCCGGTCAGCCGAAGGCGCCACGCGCGCCATTGGGGAAGAGGCCGGGCGCCCTGAAGCGGTTCCTCGACGATCGGAACGAGTGAGCGCTTGCCTTCGCCGCCATTGCCTGCCCGATGCCGCGGCTCTTCTCGATTCCGTGGCTCAACCAGCGCGACGTGCTCCCGCCCCGGTCGCCCGGGGCGGGAGCGTCCATCCCTCCGAAGGACTAGTCTAGTCGCCGGACGGCATGCGGCAGGCGAAGTTCTCCGCCTCGTCCGTATTGCCGCTGCCGGTGTAGACCGCCTGTGCCGGATACGGGCAGAGCGGCCGGGTTCGATCCACCTCGCCGTCCCGCACGCGGGAAGCGACGATCTGGTCGGGCGCCTCGCCCTCCTCGACCCAGC belongs to Acidobacteriota bacterium and includes:
- a CDS encoding ankyrin repeat domain-containing protein codes for the protein MTSAALRRRASVAIAVAATVAFIAGTGVVAAAVDLPLIEAVRAGNVERARTLITNGVDVDTTDGDGTTALHWAALSDDVGTAQALIGAGAGVEAANRFDATPLALAAENGSVAFIELLLDAGADPDAASPEGETALMTVSRTGRADAVRLLLDRGADPNRAEGWRGQTALMWASAENNLAAAEALLAGGANVHQRSTGGFSPLMFAVRAGYRAMTRLLVEAGASPEETLFDGTSALVLATKNGHYELGAYLLDAGADPDADDQGWTALHEVKWTRRPNLGFNNPPPIVTGSMSDLEFIRKLAEHGADLDARMTKEPQNRYRNVLNRIGSTPFLLAAKAADVEMMRVLVELGADPLLPNEDGTTPLMVAAGVGIWAVGESPGTNEEALEAVQYALDLGGDVTTIDDNGDTALHGAIIRGSEPLVRFLLDRGADIEATNEKGWTPYRIAKGVFYSNTGKRWAEMEVLLLELGADPSSATGADNTISDWTIDDPVVPDVR